CGGGCCGCTGTGGATCCCGAGAGCAGCGGCTTTTGCTCCAGGGTCAACTAGGAGGTTATGGAAGCACTGCATTTGGTTGGAACGATAATCTATTTTGGCATGCTCGTGTGTCTTTCGTGTTACGGAATACACCGCTATTGGATGATTTTCCTTTACCTCCGCCATCGACGGGAAGTGCCACAACCCGCCAGCCGGTTGACCGAATTGCCGAAAGTGACCGTGCAGCTGCCGCTGTACAATGAAATGTACGTTGCCGAGCGGCTGCTTGACGCGGTCGCGGCACTGGATTACCCACAGGACAAGATTGAAGTCCAGGTGCTCGACGATTCGACCGACGAAACGACCGGCATCGTCGGCCGCAAGGTCGCGCAACTGCGCGAACGCGGCTTCGAGGTTTACCACATCCATCGCACGAATCGCCTTGGCTACAAGGCCGGTGCGCTCGAAAACGGCTTGCATCAGGCCACGGGCGAATTCGTCGCGATTTTCGACGCCGACTTCGTCCCGCAGCCCGACCTGTTTCAAAAAACGATCCATTACTTTTCGGACCACAAGATCGGCATGGTCCAGACGCGTTGGGGCCACCTCAACGAGCAGTACTCGTTGCTGACGAAAATCCAGTCGATGCTGCTGGACGGTCATTTCCTCATCGAGCAAACGGCGCGCGCCCGCTCGGGCCGGTTCTTCAACTTCAATGGCACGGCGGGCATCTGGCGACGGACCTGCATCCAAACCTCGGGAGGCTGGCAGCACGATACCCTCGCCGAGGACCTCGATCTCAGCTACCGCGCGCAGATCAAGGGTTGGCGATTTTTGTTTTTGCCGGAAATCGTGACGCCCGCGGAACTGCCCATTGAAATGAACGCGTTCAAGTCGCAACAGCATCGTTGGGCTAAAGGCTCCATCCAAACGAGCAAGAAAG
This portion of the Verrucomicrobiia bacterium genome encodes:
- a CDS encoding cellulose synthase family protein; translation: MIFLYLRHRREVPQPASRLTELPKVTVQLPLYNEMYVAERLLDAVAALDYPQDKIEVQVLDDSTDETTGIVGRKVAQLRERGFEVYHIHRTNRLGYKAGALENGLHQATGEFVAIFDADFVPQPDLFQKTIHYFSDHKIGMVQTRWGHLNEQYSLLTKIQSMLLDGHFLIEQTARARSGRFFNFNGTAGIWRRTCIQTSGGWQHDTLAEDLDLSYRAQIKGWRFLFLPEIVTPAELPIEMNAFKSQQHRWAKGSIQTSKKVLPLLWNSDLPFKIKFEGTVHLTSNYGYLALLVLCLCFHSSAAAGTNHATGGNPWTKLLLVDVPLFIAGSLSISAFYFCAQRDLHAQWWKRLVYLPILMAVGVGLSVNNARAVLEAMFNHSSEFIRTPKYGSSRAAGGRSRSKYRALRGLFPYIELGLGVYFTWLVVQAIDANQWMFLPFVVVFQAGFLYVGLMSLLQTTVRAMWQVEGPELAAAGA